The DNA segment AAGGATGAATACCACTGCAAAAAGTTCATGAACATCCCCGGTGTCAGGGTGGTCTATGATATAAGAAGAGGAAAGGGTCCTGTAGGAGGGCTCCATGCCGGAGTTCAGGCTTCACACGGGGAGACAGTCTTTGCAGTCGCGTGCGACATGCCTTTTGTAAACAAAGACGTAGTCAACAGGCTTTTTGAAATGGCTGAGAACTACGATGCCGTAATACCGTGCTGGAATGAGAGGATGTTTGAACCATTGCATGCCGTTTACAAGAAAAAAGCCCTTGAAAACTACATGAAATCGCATAAATCTCTGTCCCTTCGGGAAATGATCAAGAGTATGAAGTCATGCTATATTAATGTGGAAATTCTAAGAGACATCGATCCTGACCTCAGGACATTTACGAATATAAACCACCTTGAGGAGCTAGAAAAACTGAATACGGGGGAATTCTTCTGAAATGGCAGGGAATATCATAATTATCGCCGTCGGAAAAATAAAGGAAAAATATCTCAGGGACGGAATAAATGAATATTTAAGGCGCCTTAAAAACTACACAAACCTTGAAATAACAGAAATTTCCGACGAGAGCATACCTGATAAGCTGTCTTTACCGACAAAACAAAAGATACTGGATAAAGAAGGGGACAAAATACTCTCTTTAATAAAAGACGGCGATTACCTTATACTCCTTGACCTTAAAGGAGACACTACTGACTCGGAAATGCTTGCAAAAAAAATAAAAACACTTGAAGTGTCACGGCAGGGGAGAATTGTCTTTGCCATAGGCGGAAGCCTTGGTGTGTCTGAAAGACTTATAATAAGAGCGGATTTCAGGCTCTGCCTTTCACATCTCACGTTCACCCACCAGATAGCAAGGTTTATTCTTACAGAGCAGATTTACCGGGCATACAACATAAACAATGGTGGAAAATATCACAGATAACAGCTAATAAATCATTATTAAATAGTTGATTTTTTTATTTTTCATAAAATAAGATATTTAAATCCCAGAGGGTGGAATTTGCCTTAATGTCCCCTTGCATAGACTTTTCTTCCGGATGCATCCCTTGAATAATTACCAAATTCACTGCTTTTTAAAAGGACATCTCCAGAAAATACGGGGCCGTCACGGCATACACGGAGCCCGTCAGGATCGATACAGCATGAACCGCATATTCCTACTCCGCATTTCATATACCTTGCAAGCGAAAACTGACCTCTCCCTGCAATGCCCTTTGATTCAAGAATATCAAGAACTCCTTTCATCATAATCTCAGGACCGCACACGCAGACGGTGTCAAAAAAAGCAAGGTCTATATCCTGCATAAGTTCAGTAACAAAACCGTGATGGCCTTTTGAACCGTCGTCGGTTGCTATCATAAAACGGCATACTTCAGAAAGCTCACCGGCATATAACAGTTCATCAGAATTTCTTGAGCCAAGAAGGAAAGTGTCACACCGGCCACTCATTG comes from the Methanomicrobium sp. W14 genome and includes:
- a CDS encoding molybdenum cofactor guanylyltransferase, yielding MKSGIILVGGQARRAGGREKYLFCYKGKTFLERLISTLQGSVDEIIIVAKDEYHCKKFMNIPGVRVVYDIRRGKGPVGGLHAGVQASHGETVFAVACDMPFVNKDVVNRLFEMAENYDAVIPCWNERMFEPLHAVYKKKALENYMKSHKSLSLREMIKSMKSCYINVEILRDIDPDLRTFTNINHLEELEKLNTGEFF
- the rlmH gene encoding 23S rRNA (pseudouridine(1915)-N(3))-methyltransferase RlmH, which gives rise to MAGNIIIIAVGKIKEKYLRDGINEYLRRLKNYTNLEITEISDESIPDKLSLPTKQKILDKEGDKILSLIKDGDYLILLDLKGDTTDSEMLAKKIKTLEVSRQGRIVFAIGGSLGVSERLIIRADFRLCLSHLTFTHQIARFILTEQIYRAYNINNGGKYHR
- a CDS encoding dihydroorotate dehydrogenase electron transfer subunit yields the protein MSDIQSYAMEITEIIDETPLIKTFVFDKKFEFRAGQFCMVWIPGVDEVPMGLSSGNSITVQKAGPATTALFGFKAGDKLGIRAPLGNGFSPSGKVLAVAGGVGAAPLRPLAMSGRCDTFLLGSRNSDELLYAGELSEVCRFMIATDDGSKGHHGFVTELMQDIDLAFFDTVCVCGPEIMMKGVLDILESKGIAGRGQFSLARYMKCGVGICGSCCIDPDGLRVCRDGPVFSGDVLLKSSEFGNYSRDASGRKVYARGH